From Thamnophis elegans isolate rThaEle1 chromosome 12, rThaEle1.pri, whole genome shotgun sequence, one genomic window encodes:
- the EOLA2 gene encoding protein CXorf40B homolog, which translates to MKFACLSFRQPYAGLVLNNVKTIESRWRPLLADHQDETLAVHIAFRDWEDDSWRDLLLNRLGWTSAQVDHLLAQGEKFGRGVIAGLIDIGETFRCADRLPPEDILQLENKAVLRDLEGKYLTVISNPRWLQRAIPARGHKDIWEVDIPEDLIPVR; encoded by the exons ATGAAGTTTGCCTGCCTCTCCTTTCGACAACCGTACGCCGGGCTGGTATTGAACAATGTCAAGACCATCGAGAGCCGCTGGCGGCCGCTGTTAGCCGACCACCAAGATGAGACTCTTGCTGTCCACATCGCCTTCAGAGACTGGGAAGATGACAGCTGGAGAGACCTTCTCTTGAACAGACTCGGCTGGACTTCGGCTCAGGTTGACCATCTGTTAGCGCAGGGGGAGAAATTTGGCCGAGGGGTGATTGCTG GCCTCATTGACATCGGAGAGACTTTCCGGTGCGCTGACCGTTTGCCTCCTGAAGACATTTTACAGTTGGAGAACAAAGCTGTCCTCCGGGATCTGGAAGGAAAATACTTGACGGTGATTTCCAACCCCAGATGGCTGCAGAGAGCCATTCCTGCACGAGGACACAAGGACATCTGGGAGGTGGACATCCCAGAAGATCTGATTCCAGTCCGTTGA